A genome region from Allomeiothermus silvanus DSM 9946 includes the following:
- the pilO gene encoding type 4a pilus biogenesis protein PilO translates to MSALSVDLKKLPKSSLKLVGMGLLLLAWIGLLAWQVGGISQRQQELAAAQAEQQRLEGVRVQNQSLEERLKALSQRWEAQRVRLPPSEDYAGLVRLIGDQSRALGVEVGALNPVVVQGKSAFPYLSTPLELSGPFPKVLALMNALQQQGRAIILKEVTVALEEAGNVRAKMVLEAYYEKGDLPPAHPPARQP, encoded by the coding sequence ATGAGCGCTCTGAGCGTTGACCTGAAAAAGCTCCCCAAAAGCTCCCTCAAGCTGGTGGGGATGGGCCTGTTGCTGCTGGCCTGGATAGGGCTGCTGGCCTGGCAGGTGGGCGGGATTTCCCAGCGCCAGCAGGAACTCGCTGCCGCCCAGGCGGAGCAGCAGCGCCTGGAGGGGGTGCGGGTGCAGAACCAGTCCCTGGAGGAGCGCCTGAAGGCGCTGAGCCAGCGCTGGGAGGCCCAGCGGGTGCGCCTGCCTCCCAGCGAGGACTACGCCGGGCTGGTACGCCTGATCGGCGACCAGAGCCGGGCGCTGGGGGTGGAGGTGGGGGCGTTGAACCCGGTGGTGGTGCAGGGAAAGTCGGCCTTCCCCTACCTCAGCACCCCGCTCGAGCTATCCGGCCCGTTCCCTAAAGTTCTGGCTCTCATGAACGCCCTTCAGCAGCAGGGGAGGGCGATTATCCTGAAGGAAGTGACGGTAGCGCTTGAGGAGGCAGGTAATGTCCGCGCGAAAATGGTTCTCGAGGCCTACTACGAAAAAGGCGACCTCCCCCCCGCCCATCCGCCCGCCCGCCAGCCCTGA
- a CDS encoding type II secretion system protein GspD has product MVALVLALSLALAAGSLPPGKAYDTPINVEVKAGISLGDAIRIIARSAGLSVVVAQSPEVQAQVTLDVKGKPFRQVWEGLFMGAASSLDYRVLSSGLIVVAPRSQIEAFARSKAPQAPAAAPTGDRPAGSPAQPVPTGDRPAGERSQSVPTGDRPSGEPAQPAPAPTPPKQVRIYPAEDPTTLANLLSSLLPEARAYALSAPKAVVVQASEADQATVQGLLAALAEQSKQDSPAPPAPPQPSTPPSPPSTPPQEEPQEAVLFPAAEGGQALAQAVALRFKEAKVNFLEPLRVLLVQLPTSQTAKLKEFVGQLLATRPPEPKPVEKPQEKPVERSLPLGYAKATTVIDLVGKLLPESKEVALAADERTNTVLLRGPQAAVAAIERLVGDLDRPIPQVDLQVRVEQLSSSNGDEIGAALEAALGPLSLKADPGSGQYGLGLEVGKTGLLKLNAALKALQSAGKGRSLIDSRFTVSSGESVNLLSGGSLLIPLTSTGTGGSSGGTSTTGLQNVEFGLELKLTPTVIPGDKIQLGVNINLGSAPTVGPNNSTLVPKQQLTSNVLLSSGNSAVLGGVISVEEKESRSGIPVLMDLPLIGGLFSQTVKSSSQTHLLIVVTAVSRLPEAVKPASMPQAAPPAPAPAQPPKPQPQAAPAAPPPPPVGFERNVQVGGQR; this is encoded by the coding sequence ATGGTCGCGTTGGTACTGGCGCTATCCCTGGCGCTCGCCGCGGGTAGCCTGCCCCCGGGAAAGGCCTACGACACTCCCATCAACGTGGAGGTAAAGGCCGGTATTTCCCTTGGGGATGCTATACGAATTATTGCCAGGAGTGCGGGTCTGTCGGTGGTGGTGGCGCAGTCCCCCGAGGTGCAGGCCCAGGTCACCCTGGACGTGAAGGGCAAGCCCTTCCGTCAGGTCTGGGAGGGGCTGTTTATGGGAGCTGCATCCAGCCTGGACTACCGGGTGCTCTCCAGCGGGCTCATCGTGGTGGCTCCCAGGAGCCAGATCGAGGCCTTCGCCCGCTCCAAAGCCCCGCAGGCTCCAGCCGCCGCCCCCACAGGGGATCGTCCTGCCGGTTCACCGGCGCAGCCGGTCCCGACAGGGGATCGTCCCGCCGGTGAACGCTCGCAGAGCGTCCCGACAGGGGATCGTCCCTCGGGTGAACCGGCTCAGCCCGCCCCCGCTCCGACCCCGCCCAAGCAGGTGCGGATCTACCCGGCGGAGGACCCCACCACCCTGGCCAACCTCCTGAGCAGCCTCCTCCCGGAGGCCCGGGCCTATGCCCTCAGCGCCCCCAAGGCGGTGGTGGTCCAGGCCAGCGAGGCCGATCAGGCCACCGTGCAGGGCCTGCTGGCGGCCCTGGCCGAACAGTCCAAGCAGGACTCCCCCGCCCCGCCCGCTCCTCCCCAACCCTCCACCCCACCCTCGCCACCCTCCACCCCACCCCAGGAAGAACCCCAGGAGGCGGTGCTCTTCCCGGCAGCAGAGGGCGGGCAGGCCCTGGCCCAGGCGGTCGCGCTGCGCTTCAAGGAGGCCAAAGTGAACTTCCTCGAGCCGCTGCGGGTCCTGCTGGTACAGCTACCCACCTCTCAGACGGCGAAGCTGAAGGAGTTCGTCGGCCAGCTGCTGGCTACCCGCCCCCCCGAGCCCAAGCCGGTGGAAAAACCCCAGGAAAAGCCCGTAGAGCGCAGCCTGCCTCTGGGATACGCCAAGGCCACCACGGTCATCGATCTGGTGGGCAAGCTGCTGCCCGAGAGCAAGGAGGTAGCCCTGGCCGCGGATGAGCGCACCAACACCGTGCTGCTGCGCGGGCCCCAGGCTGCGGTGGCGGCCATCGAGCGGCTGGTGGGGGACCTGGACCGGCCCATCCCCCAGGTGGACCTTCAGGTCCGGGTCGAGCAACTCAGCAGCAGCAACGGCGACGAGATCGGAGCGGCGCTGGAGGCGGCCCTGGGGCCTTTGAGCCTGAAGGCCGACCCGGGTAGCGGTCAGTACGGGCTGGGCTTGGAGGTGGGCAAGACCGGGCTCCTGAAGCTCAACGCCGCCCTCAAGGCTTTGCAGAGCGCGGGCAAGGGGCGCTCCCTGATCGACAGCCGCTTCACGGTCTCCTCCGGGGAGAGCGTCAACCTCTTGTCCGGCGGCAGCCTGCTGATCCCGCTGACCAGCACCGGCACCGGCGGCAGCAGCGGCGGCACCAGCACCACCGGCCTGCAAAACGTGGAGTTTGGCCTGGAACTCAAGCTCACCCCCACGGTGATCCCCGGCGACAAGATCCAGCTGGGGGTGAACATCAACCTGGGCTCCGCCCCCACCGTAGGCCCCAACAACTCCACCCTGGTGCCCAAGCAGCAGCTGACCTCGAACGTGCTGCTCTCCTCGGGCAACAGCGCGGTGCTGGGCGGGGTCATCTCGGTGGAGGAGAAGGAGTCCCGCTCGGGGATTCCGGTCCTGATGGACCTCCCGCTGATCGGCGGGCTGTTCTCCCAGACGGTCAAGTCCAGCAGCCAGACCCACCTGCTGATCGTGGTGACGGCGGTGAGCCGCCTGCCCGAGGCGGTCAAGCCCGCCTCCATGCCCCAGGCCGCTCCCCCCGCGCCCGCCCCCGCCCAACCGCCAAAGCCTCAGCCTCAAGCTGCTCCAGCCGCCCCCCCTCCACCTCCGGTCGGCTTTGAGCGCAACGTCCAGGTAGGAGGTCAAAGGTGA
- a CDS encoding type II secretion system F family protein yields the protein MATYRYMALEGGQPRSGTLEAASRSGVIDALKQRGMVPLEVVEEKAASRTLFARGYKTRDIARFARLFAILADSGIRPHDILEVLSKDMRHPRMKESIAAMAQDVGSGSSLYEAALRSPFLKPYAGLVLSGEKIGKIGRVMQQLSAFLEREAELTDEIKGAVTYPIVVMVIGLLITYFLFTGLVPGFASTLTGLGGELPFLTRLLMQISAFLRGAGLFIPLFLLAGGMAFRWYYSQPQGRLRVDGLLLRVPVFGTLLRDRAISKAMRTLAMLLEGGIPILEALETVSKSTGNAVYDQVFSAIKEEIGLRAKNVSEAFRTQEAYFTAAAMQQLRVGEQSSHLPEMMNYIAEDHEKESSLRARMLPKVIEPISIILLGGMVGLIVAGLFLPLFQMISTLGKG from the coding sequence ATGGCCACCTATCGCTACATGGCCCTGGAGGGCGGCCAGCCCCGCTCGGGCACCCTGGAGGCGGCCAGCCGGAGCGGGGTCATCGACGCCCTGAAGCAGCGGGGGATGGTTCCCCTGGAGGTGGTGGAGGAGAAAGCCGCTTCCCGAACGCTCTTTGCCCGGGGCTACAAGACCCGGGATATCGCCCGCTTCGCCCGGCTGTTCGCCATCCTGGCCGATTCGGGGATTCGCCCGCACGACATCCTGGAGGTGCTGTCCAAGGACATGAGGCACCCCCGCATGAAGGAGAGCATCGCGGCCATGGCCCAGGACGTGGGGTCGGGTAGCTCGCTGTACGAGGCCGCGCTGCGCTCGCCGTTCCTCAAGCCCTACGCCGGGCTGGTGCTGTCGGGGGAGAAGATCGGCAAGATCGGCAGGGTGATGCAGCAGCTATCGGCGTTTTTGGAGCGGGAGGCGGAACTCACAGACGAGATCAAGGGGGCCGTGACCTATCCCATCGTGGTGATGGTGATCGGCCTCCTCATCACCTACTTTCTCTTCACCGGCCTGGTGCCGGGGTTCGCCTCCACCCTGACCGGCCTGGGCGGTGAGCTGCCGTTTCTGACCAGGCTCCTCATGCAGATCAGCGCCTTCCTGAGAGGCGCGGGGCTGTTCATTCCCCTCTTCCTGCTGGCCGGGGGGATGGCCTTCCGCTGGTACTACAGCCAGCCCCAAGGGCGGCTGCGGGTGGACGGGCTGCTGCTACGGGTGCCGGTGTTCGGCACCCTGCTGCGCGACCGGGCCATATCCAAGGCCATGCGTACCCTGGCCATGCTCCTCGAGGGGGGCATTCCCATCCTGGAGGCCCTCGAGACGGTATCCAAGTCCACCGGGAACGCCGTGTACGACCAGGTGTTCTCGGCGATCAAGGAGGAGATCGGCCTGCGGGCCAAGAACGTTTCTGAGGCGTTCCGTACCCAGGAAGCCTATTTCACCGCTGCGGCCATGCAGCAGCTGCGGGTGGGGGAGCAAAGCTCGCACCTCCCCGAGATGATGAACTACATCGCCGAGGACCACGAGAAAGAGTCCAGCCTGCGAGCGCGGATGCTGCCCAAGGTGATCGAGCCGATCTCCATCATCCTCCTGGGGGGCATGGTGGGGTTGATCGTGGCGGGGCTGTTTTTGCCCCTGTTCCAGATGATCAGCACCCTGGGAAAGGGGTAA
- a CDS encoding type II secretion system protein, whose protein sequence is MRRGFTLVEMLVVLAIIGVLAAALSFGFSSARRQALLTQAAAHGGEVSMALNAFLIRNVDLNLDTWTASLPAGSLAGAPPALAGLSGFDCKGAATLTPSGMSSGGQSWAAAPDAVGCLVERVGNRFLVHTWVRDLPNHFVNGRSN, encoded by the coding sequence ATGCGCCGTGGATTCACCTTGGTAGAGATGCTGGTGGTGCTGGCCATCATTGGCGTCCTGGCCGCCGCGCTGAGTTTCGGCTTCAGCAGCGCCCGGCGACAGGCCCTGCTGACCCAGGCCGCCGCCCACGGCGGGGAGGTCAGCATGGCCCTCAACGCTTTTTTGATCCGCAACGTCGATCTAAACCTCGACACCTGGACGGCCAGCCTCCCCGCCGGCAGCCTGGCCGGAGCCCCGCCCGCGCTGGCTGGCCTCAGCGGCTTCGACTGCAAGGGCGCGGCCACCCTGACCCCCAGCGGGATGAGTTCGGGTGGGCAGAGCTGGGCCGCCGCCCCCGATGCGGTGGGCTGTCTCGTCGAGCGGGTGGGCAACCGCTTCCTGGTCCACACCTGGGTCAGGGACTTGCCCAACCACTTCGTGAACGGTCGCTCTAACTAG
- a CDS encoding RusA family crossover junction endodeoxyribonuclease, producing MMRRRPACLCLPWPPASGNHQYGRRTRGVYLRREVTAWRDEVAWLSRGHKAEVPVELRIRLYPPDNRRRDADNVLKLLLDALVRAGVIPDDCNRVVRAYRMEWGQARPGGAIEVEWVRAS from the coding sequence ATGATGAGACGCCGCCCTGCCTGCCTCTGTCTGCCCTGGCCCCCCGCCAGCGGCAACCACCAGTACGGCAGGCGCACCCGAGGGGTGTACCTGCGCCGCGAGGTCACCGCCTGGCGGGACGAGGTGGCCTGGCTCTCGCGGGGCCACAAGGCCGAGGTCCCGGTGGAGCTACGCATCCGGCTGTACCCGCCCGACAACCGAAGGCGGGACGCGGACAACGTGCTCAAGCTCCTGCTCGACGCGCTGGTGCGGGCCGGGGTGATCCCCGACGACTGCAACCGGGTGGTGCGGGCCTACCGGATGGAGTGGGGGCAGGCCCGGCCCGGCGGGGCCATCGAGGTGGAGTGGGTGCGGGCTAGTTAG
- the dnaB gene encoding replicative DNA helicase, with protein MEARTPPHNLEAEASLLGAVLLDSTAFDRLGELPPEAFYRDSHRKIWSGISRLRERQEPVDLVTLSEELRRSGELEAVGGLSYLVGLSEHTPTAAHAEYYGRIVAEKWTLRRLIGAAGEALRLAYSEAGAVEDILDTASRKLLEVATQGRAERARGLSELLHETFDLIQRRVEGASDDEVQTGFRALDEIIGGLGRGSLNVIAARPGMGKTALALSIARNVACRGQAVAIFSLEMPAVQLVTRMLCSEARIDMSRLRQGQLSEREFSRLADAAGRIGEAQMVIDDTSSLTLMELRARARRLHSEHRLGLIVVDYLQLLSGSLGGENRQQEIALISRGLKGLARELNLPIIALSQLSRAVESRPNKRPMLSDLRESGAIEQDSDLVLFLYRDEYYNPHSEQAGIAEVIVGKQRNGPTGTAELQFHAAHVRFNDLARDR; from the coding sequence ATGGAGGCACGGACCCCTCCCCATAACCTGGAAGCCGAGGCCAGCCTGCTGGGCGCGGTGCTGCTGGACAGCACGGCCTTCGACCGGCTGGGAGAGCTGCCCCCGGAGGCGTTTTACCGGGACTCCCACCGCAAGATCTGGAGCGGGATCAGCCGCTTGCGTGAGCGGCAGGAGCCGGTCGATCTGGTGACCCTCTCCGAGGAGTTGCGGCGCAGCGGGGAACTCGAGGCGGTAGGGGGCCTCAGCTACCTGGTGGGCCTCTCGGAACACACCCCCACCGCTGCTCACGCGGAGTATTACGGGCGCATCGTGGCGGAAAAGTGGACCCTGCGGCGCTTGATCGGGGCGGCGGGGGAAGCCCTGCGGCTGGCCTACAGCGAGGCCGGAGCGGTGGAGGACATCCTGGACACGGCCAGCCGGAAGCTGCTGGAGGTGGCCACCCAGGGCCGGGCGGAGCGGGCCCGAGGGCTGTCGGAGTTGTTGCACGAGACCTTCGACCTAATCCAGCGGCGGGTCGAGGGGGCCTCGGACGACGAGGTGCAGACCGGTTTTCGGGCTCTGGACGAGATCATCGGGGGGCTGGGACGGGGGTCGCTCAACGTCATCGCGGCTAGGCCGGGCATGGGCAAGACCGCTCTGGCCCTGTCCATCGCCCGCAACGTGGCCTGTCGCGGCCAGGCCGTAGCCATCTTCTCCCTGGAGATGCCCGCCGTGCAGTTGGTGACGCGGATGCTGTGTTCCGAGGCCCGCATCGATATGAGCCGGCTGCGCCAGGGGCAGCTCTCGGAGCGGGAGTTCTCCCGGCTGGCGGACGCGGCGGGCCGCATAGGGGAAGCCCAGATGGTCATCGACGACACCTCCAGTCTGACCCTGATGGAGCTTCGCGCCCGGGCCCGGCGGCTCCATAGCGAGCACCGCCTGGGGCTCATCGTAGTGGACTATCTCCAGCTGCTCTCGGGTTCGTTGGGCGGGGAGAACCGCCAGCAGGAGATCGCCCTGATCTCCCGTGGGCTCAAGGGGCTGGCCCGGGAGCTGAACCTCCCCATCATCGCCCTCTCCCAGCTCTCGCGGGCGGTGGAGTCCAGGCCCAACAAACGCCCCATGCTCTCCGATTTGAGGGAAAGCGGAGCCATCGAGCAAGATAGCGACCTGGTGCTGTTCCTCTACCGCGACGAATACTACAACCCCCACTCCGAACAGGCCGGAATCGCCGAGGTCATCGTAGGAAAGCAGCGCAACGGCCCCACCGGCACCGCCGAGCTACAGTTCCACGCCGCTCACGTGCGCTTCAACGACCTGGCCCGCGACCGATGA
- a CDS encoding pilus assembly FimT family protein has protein sequence MTRKGLTLVELLVVMAIIGILMPIGAYSLSSYRQAQQWRAQVASLEGLLRTGGQYARSSGRPVELVLSGQEVYLTVDGNPLYAQGGREVAPHLRVRLDGHLQASNQSSGTLLRWRPSGRVEGVRSLELTQGSRRAVFSLSPWGELEVGR, from the coding sequence ATGACGCGCAAAGGACTGACCCTGGTGGAGTTGCTGGTAGTGATGGCGATTATCGGGATACTTATGCCCATCGGGGCGTACTCGCTCAGCAGCTACCGCCAGGCGCAGCAGTGGCGGGCGCAGGTGGCCAGCCTGGAAGGGCTGCTGCGTACCGGAGGCCAGTACGCCCGCAGCAGCGGTCGCCCGGTGGAGCTGGTGCTCTCCGGCCAGGAGGTATACCTGACGGTGGACGGCAATCCGCTGTACGCCCAGGGGGGACGGGAGGTAGCCCCGCACCTGCGGGTACGTTTGGACGGCCACCTACAGGCCAGCAACCAGTCCAGCGGTACCCTGCTCCGCTGGCGGCCTAGCGGTCGGGTGGAGGGGGTCCGCAGCCTGGAACTCACTCAGGGCAGCCGCCGGGCGGTCTTCTCGCTCTCCCCCTGGGGCGAACTCGAGGTGGGGCGATGA
- a CDS encoding type II secretion system protein — protein sequence MNRRAFTLIEVLVAAGVILLVGSYVGRLALDSREVTDQGQRQTQAAQILARLGKEAQRGNPQVVPPSGTRSLEAAFLSGLMGRGVDGYRAEVRAAPGSDGLRDYALRVCWPEGCVEGNARGPAPLAGVAGNPPAQVQVGRGVLEVLVEGEVATPPDVHVTSGPTDQQVQRWGLTRLEGLPPGSYTVTALGIRTDRYTYEAPAVNNASLGPGQGARAVVSYQPVSGAVSVQVSAPQDTSVSATLSGPSGTYSVRESGLFPYLKPGSYTLSAPSTSCGDYQCKARIEGSPAQVAPGQTQSLTLTYGYASGNLKVQIQGLSGGAAVVVRGPAGYERNLSGTTHLTDLAPGEYTLTPQEVRSGGYTYRAGETRVSVQAGQTAQATLTYAPVTGRLKVVVSASGPASGQVLQGSRVLQSFGASGGEWELDPGPYRVQPLAYTQDDIRYEASAAGVEVRPGQTATVNLAYAPATALLDFAVTGLPQGTLAAASLAGPGGYSQGLPASRRLTDLAPGGYSFSAQPVAAGGYTYLPDPASRSLTLSAGGRYALNLSYTRQEGQVSLTLSGQPEGSTPAVRLRQGDQSYPLTPGRNAGLPTGDYTVEAAALVKDGFTYLPQARPERFTLTHGQTQDLTVSYVRQSGTLTVVLDGLGTAPLHLSGPMNMDLQQGGSYTLLPGSYTLSADPVETGGYRYTPAVEGSPFSLAVGETRTVTVRYRPTTARLQVEVGGVGGLTPITLSGPTPRTLEGSATLEYLAPGDYTLTPSPVTRDESTPYGTGRYTYRAEGRALTLTAGQTAQATLTYIRQQGDLLVALSGLPSGAAARLRLQGGGLDYSFAGGALSGLPTGSYTLTPEAVRVGAYTYRANPQSFTLAHGETQALTVNYQAASGALRVNLSGPSGMPSASARIWQGGTLVTTLAGGVLEDLAPGNYRVEPLIVRDAAGFDYAAPEATVTVAAGQTAEVNLAYVKQSAFVNLSVSGAPSAYSLTLSGPKGYTLSAPGSYEVAVGAYTASAPDLNYSGFLYRASVNPGSFTLAPGQILDLSLSYTKQAGRFRFTLSGLPTGAQAPLSLSGPGSYSANLPNGTTTTPDLAPGAYTLSTPDLAAGGYTWRASGNAGRYTLGVGDTLPVALSYAPVTGRVQVIVSGVPSGAAPTLRIVQGGVLYSFSGSASYELPPGSYTLQADPLASGGYTYTPSGAGSFSVSAGQTVTLSVVYAPTTGRLRVVTSGLPFAPGYSLSGPQGYSVTQADQTFDDVPPGVYTAYPNPRTRDAGGGVIYSYTAASAQATVTAGQTATLYVNYRASGSVVLQINRTSGNAPIDVRFNGGTYTAPGRYVINGLAPGSYPLDMRTTYWNGLAFYPSGPNPVTVSPENATQVTVTYVPENRAVLNLSVIKAYYGSDNRFLNTPPPSVTLLQSGWSYYTAGVGSYSLSLYPGNTYTLDKAVGYEVQIAASCGLFGCWERLYWQLGSVSGLPLVPWAGEVYSAQVVWRAKRCYQSGFNWICETY from the coding sequence ATGAACAGACGCGCTTTCACCCTCATCGAGGTTTTGGTGGCCGCCGGAGTCATCCTGCTGGTGGGCAGCTATGTGGGCCGCCTGGCCCTGGATAGCCGCGAGGTCACCGACCAGGGCCAGCGCCAGACCCAGGCCGCACAGATCCTGGCCCGACTGGGCAAAGAGGCCCAGCGCGGCAACCCCCAGGTGGTTCCCCCCAGCGGCACCCGCTCGCTGGAGGCGGCCTTTTTGAGCGGCCTGATGGGCCGGGGAGTGGACGGCTACCGCGCCGAGGTACGCGCTGCTCCCGGCTCGGACGGCCTGCGCGACTACGCCCTGCGGGTCTGCTGGCCCGAGGGCTGCGTGGAGGGCAACGCGCGGGGCCCGGCTCCTCTGGCCGGGGTGGCGGGCAACCCGCCCGCCCAGGTGCAGGTGGGCCGAGGGGTGCTGGAGGTGCTGGTGGAGGGGGAGGTAGCCACCCCGCCGGACGTCCACGTGACGAGCGGCCCCACCGATCAGCAGGTGCAGCGCTGGGGCCTGACCCGCCTGGAGGGCCTCCCGCCGGGCAGCTACACGGTGACCGCCCTGGGCATCCGTACCGACCGCTACACCTATGAGGCTCCCGCTGTGAACAACGCCAGCCTGGGGCCGGGCCAGGGGGCTCGGGCGGTGGTGAGCTACCAGCCCGTGAGCGGGGCCGTCAGCGTCCAGGTGAGCGCCCCACAAGACACTTCCGTCAGCGCTACCCTCTCCGGGCCCTCGGGAACCTACAGCGTGCGCGAGTCGGGGCTATTCCCCTACCTCAAGCCCGGCAGCTACACCCTCTCCGCCCCGTCCACCTCCTGCGGCGATTATCAATGTAAAGCCCGCATCGAGGGCTCCCCGGCCCAGGTGGCTCCCGGCCAGACCCAAAGCCTGACCCTGACCTACGGCTACGCCAGCGGCAACCTGAAGGTGCAGATCCAGGGCCTTTCCGGCGGGGCAGCGGTGGTAGTGCGGGGTCCCGCCGGGTACGAGCGCAACCTCTCCGGCACCACCCACCTGACCGATCTGGCCCCCGGGGAGTACACCCTCACCCCCCAGGAGGTGCGCTCAGGGGGCTACACCTACCGCGCCGGGGAGACCCGCGTGAGCGTGCAGGCCGGTCAGACTGCCCAGGCCACCCTGACTTACGCCCCGGTCACCGGACGGCTCAAGGTCGTGGTCTCGGCCAGCGGTCCCGCCTCGGGACAGGTGCTCCAGGGCAGTCGGGTTCTCCAGAGTTTCGGGGCTTCGGGGGGCGAGTGGGAACTGGACCCCGGCCCCTACCGGGTGCAGCCTTTGGCCTACACCCAGGACGACATCCGCTACGAAGCCAGCGCCGCCGGGGTGGAAGTCCGCCCCGGACAGACCGCTACCGTCAACCTCGCCTACGCCCCGGCGACCGCCCTGCTGGACTTCGCCGTGACCGGTCTGCCCCAGGGCACCCTGGCCGCCGCGAGCCTCGCTGGCCCGGGCGGCTACAGCCAGGGGTTGCCGGCCAGCCGTCGCCTGACCGACCTGGCCCCGGGCGGCTACAGCTTCAGCGCCCAGCCCGTGGCGGCGGGGGGCTACACCTACCTCCCCGACCCGGCCTCCCGCAGCCTGACCCTGAGCGCCGGGGGGCGCTACGCCCTCAACCTCAGCTACACCCGGCAGGAGGGCCAGGTCAGCCTCACCCTCTCCGGTCAGCCCGAGGGGAGCACCCCCGCCGTCCGCCTGCGCCAGGGCGATCAGTCCTACCCCCTGACCCCAGGGAGGAACGCCGGGCTGCCCACCGGGGACTACACGGTGGAGGCCGCCGCCCTGGTCAAAGACGGCTTCACCTATCTGCCCCAGGCCCGCCCGGAGCGCTTCACCCTGACCCACGGCCAGACCCAGGATCTCACGGTCAGCTACGTCCGCCAGTCCGGCACCCTGACGGTGGTCCTCGATGGCCTGGGGACGGCTCCGCTGCACCTCAGCGGGCCGATGAACATGGACCTCCAGCAGGGGGGTAGCTATACCCTGCTGCCGGGCAGCTACACCCTCAGCGCCGATCCCGTAGAGACCGGCGGCTACCGCTACACCCCGGCGGTGGAGGGAAGCCCCTTCAGCCTGGCGGTGGGCGAAACCCGCACCGTGACCGTGCGCTACCGCCCGACCACGGCCCGCTTGCAGGTAGAGGTGGGCGGGGTAGGGGGCCTTACCCCGATCACCCTCTCGGGCCCCACCCCCCGCACCCTGGAGGGCAGCGCCACCCTGGAGTACCTGGCTCCGGGCGACTACACCCTCACCCCCAGCCCGGTGACCCGCGATGAATCCACCCCTTACGGCACCGGGCGGTACACCTACCGGGCCGAAGGCCGCGCCCTGACCCTGACCGCCGGCCAGACCGCCCAGGCCACCCTCACCTACATCCGCCAGCAGGGGGATCTCCTGGTGGCCCTCTCCGGGCTGCCCAGCGGGGCCGCCGCCCGATTGCGCTTGCAGGGAGGCGGGCTGGACTACAGCTTCGCGGGGGGCGCTTTGAGCGGCCTGCCCACCGGGAGCTACACCCTGACCCCGGAAGCGGTGCGCGTCGGGGCCTACACCTACCGCGCCAACCCCCAGAGCTTCACCCTGGCCCACGGGGAGACTCAGGCCCTCACGGTGAACTACCAGGCCGCCTCCGGGGCTTTGCGGGTGAACCTCAGCGGGCCTTCCGGGATGCCCAGCGCCAGCGCCCGGATCTGGCAGGGCGGCACCCTGGTGACCACCCTGGCCGGCGGGGTGCTGGAAGACCTCGCCCCCGGGAACTACCGGGTGGAGCCCCTCATCGTGCGCGACGCGGCGGGCTTCGACTACGCCGCCCCCGAGGCCACCGTCACGGTGGCGGCGGGCCAGACCGCCGAGGTCAACCTGGCCTACGTCAAACAGTCGGCCTTCGTCAACCTCAGCGTGAGCGGGGCCCCCAGCGCCTACAGCCTCACCCTCTCCGGGCCGAAGGGATACACCCTCTCCGCCCCCGGGAGCTACGAGGTGGCGGTAGGGGCCTACACCGCCAGCGCCCCCGACCTCAACTACAGCGGTTTCCTCTACCGGGCCTCGGTGAACCCGGGTAGCTTCACCCTGGCTCCCGGGCAGATCCTCGACCTCAGCCTCAGCTACACCAAGCAGGCGGGCCGCTTCCGCTTCACCCTCTCCGGCCTGCCCACCGGAGCCCAGGCCCCCCTCAGCCTCTCCGGGCCGGGCAGCTACAGCGCCAATCTCCCCAACGGCACCACCACCACCCCTGACCTGGCCCCTGGGGCCTATACCCTCTCCACCCCGGATCTGGCGGCGGGCGGATACACCTGGCGGGCCTCGGGGAACGCCGGGCGGTACACCCTCGGGGTGGGCGACACCCTGCCGGTGGCCCTCAGCTACGCCCCCGTCACCGGGCGGGTGCAGGTCATCGTGAGCGGGGTGCCCTCCGGGGCCGCCCCCACCCTGCGCATCGTGCAGGGGGGCGTGCTCTACAGCTTCAGCGGCAGCGCCAGCTACGAACTCCCGCCGGGGAGCTACACCTTGCAGGCCGACCCCCTGGCCTCCGGGGGCTATACCTACACGCCCAGCGGAGCCGGCAGCTTCAGCGTGAGCGCCGGGCAGACCGTGACCCTCTCGGTGGTGTACGCCCCCACCACCGGGCGGCTCCGGGTGGTCACCTCGGGGCTGCCCTTCGCCCCCGGGTACAGCCTCTCGGGGCCGCAGGGCTACAGCGTCACCCAGGCCGATCAGACCTTCGACGACGTGCCCCCTGGGGTCTACACCGCCTACCCCAACCCCCGTACCCGGGACGCGGGAGGTGGGGTGATTTACAGCTACACCGCCGCCTCCGCCCAGGCCACCGTCACGGCGGGCCAGACCGCCACCCTCTACGTGAACTACCGGGCCTCCGGCTCGGTGGTGCTCCAGATCAACCGCACCTCGGGCAACGCCCCCATCGATGTCCGCTTCAACGGCGGCACCTACACCGCGCCCGGGCGCTACGTGATCAACGGGCTAGCCCCGGGGAGCTACCCGCTGGACATGCGCACCACCTACTGGAACGGCCTGGCCTTCTACCCCAGCGGCCCCAACCCGGTTACGGTGAGCCCGGAAAACGCCACCCAGGTCACCGTGACCTACGTGCCGGAGAACCGCGCGGTGCTCAACCTGAGCGTGATCAAGGCGTACTACGGCTCCGACAACCGTTTCCTCAACACCCCCCCGCCCTCGGTGACCCTGTTGCAAAGCGGATGGTCCTACTACACCGCCGGGGTGGGCAGCTACAGCCTCTCGCTTTACCCGGGCAACACCTACACCCTGGATAAGGCGGTGGGCTACGAGGTGCAGATCGCCGCCAGCTGTGGCCTGTTCGGTTGCTGGGAGCGGCTGTACTGGCAGCTGGGCAGCGTGAGCGGCTTACCCCTGGTACCCTGGGCCGGCGAGGTCTACAGCGCCCAGGTGGTCTGGCGGGCCAAGCGCTGCTACCAGAGTGGGTTCAACTGGATTTGCGAAACGTACTGA